In the genome of Flaviflexus ciconiae, one region contains:
- a CDS encoding carbohydrate-binding domain-containing protein, which translates to MNNLGKTMTAASLAVLLAACSSSTAEEGGSAGAEATSSAGTTTSGSTISADLPASIDDAMSSLKEAHSVDEVDADSATTLPLDGTSGKEDVDGVEVGDGTVTIAAGGTYRLTGEYSGTVTVAVTDTEKITIILDGVDISATDGSALAVTSGDEVTIGLADGSENTLTDSETYSDTSDNAPNATLFSASDLSITGEGTLTVIGQHNDGISSKDGLVIESGTIEVEAVDDGIRGKDYLVVQGGSMNVTSGGHALKADNTDDATVGYIALLGGTLNIQSDEDGANAQTILVGPSTVNISATDDGIHADGVLAIDTGELTIAQSYEGLEGTIVAVYGGTVDVTSTDDGINGSTGDSTDSMNPMAVSEGVEVYISGGEIHLDAGGDGVDSNGVADMTGGTLIVEGPTNSGNGAIDVASTFRISGGTLFAGGAAGMAATPSADSAQGSVSATVNATRGQAVAVTSTDGEELFSFTVQKATENAVLSVDGMEMGQSYIVTVDGTQVGTVTAGEGGMNGMGGGQMPGGGGQMPGGGGGQMPGGGQMPSGPGEMQDRPFPQSPTDEQEEDQSSSSAQSEETDASTI; encoded by the coding sequence ATGAACAACCTGGGGAAAACCATGACCGCAGCATCGCTCGCCGTCCTCCTAGCCGCCTGCTCATCCTCTACCGCAGAAGAAGGTGGAAGTGCGGGTGCGGAAGCCACCTCGTCGGCGGGAACAACCACAAGCGGATCGACGATCTCAGCCGACCTTCCCGCTAGCATTGATGACGCCATGTCCTCCCTCAAGGAAGCGCACTCCGTCGACGAGGTCGATGCTGATTCCGCAACGACACTCCCCCTCGACGGCACCAGCGGGAAGGAAGACGTTGATGGCGTAGAAGTTGGCGACGGCACGGTCACCATCGCGGCCGGTGGTACGTACCGGCTGACCGGTGAGTACAGCGGAACCGTCACGGTTGCCGTGACGGATACCGAGAAGATCACGATCATTCTTGATGGAGTCGATATTTCTGCAACAGACGGATCTGCGCTCGCGGTTACGTCCGGTGACGAAGTCACGATCGGCCTTGCCGACGGTAGCGAGAACACGCTCACCGACTCGGAGACCTACTCCGATACGAGCGACAATGCTCCAAACGCTACCCTGTTTAGTGCCTCCGATCTGTCGATCACCGGAGAAGGGACGCTCACGGTCATAGGCCAGCACAACGACGGGATCTCCTCCAAGGACGGCCTCGTTATCGAGTCCGGAACCATCGAAGTAGAGGCAGTTGATGATGGCATTCGCGGCAAGGACTATCTCGTCGTCCAGGGAGGTTCCATGAACGTTACCTCCGGTGGGCACGCCCTTAAGGCCGACAATACTGATGACGCGACCGTTGGCTACATTGCGCTCCTCGGCGGAACGCTCAACATCCAGTCCGACGAAGACGGTGCCAATGCGCAAACAATCCTCGTCGGTCCCTCCACCGTCAACATCAGCGCAACCGATGACGGTATACACGCCGATGGTGTCCTGGCAATCGACACGGGTGAGCTCACCATTGCGCAAAGCTACGAGGGTCTCGAAGGAACGATCGTTGCCGTTTACGGTGGCACGGTCGATGTGACATCCACCGATGATGGCATCAACGGCTCCACGGGTGACAGCACGGATTCCATGAACCCCATGGCGGTATCCGAAGGCGTCGAGGTTTACATCAGTGGCGGCGAGATCCACCTTGATGCTGGTGGCGACGGCGTCGACTCCAACGGCGTCGCGGACATGACAGGCGGAACCCTGATCGTGGAGGGTCCGACCAACTCCGGCAATGGAGCAATTGACGTGGCCTCCACCTTCAGGATCAGCGGAGGAACCCTCTTCGCAGGCGGAGCTGCCGGCATGGCGGCAACGCCAAGTGCTGACTCAGCTCAGGGCTCGGTGAGTGCAACGGTTAACGCAACCCGGGGCCAGGCCGTTGCAGTAACTTCGACAGACGGCGAGGAACTCTTTTCCTTCACCGTCCAAAAGGCCACCGAGAACGCAGTCCTCTCCGTGGACGGAATGGAAATGGGACAGTCCTACATCGTTACCGTCGACGGCACCCAGGTCGGAACCGTCACTGCCGGTGAAGGCGGCATGAACGGTATGGGAGGCGGCCAGATGCCGGGAGGTGGTGGTCAGATGCCGGGCGGTGGCGGAGGCCAGATGCCTGGCGGTGGTCAAATGCCAAGCGGACCGGGTGAGATGCAGGACCGCCCGTTCCCGCAGTCCCCAACCGATGAACAGGAAGAAGACCAGTCATCCAGTTCGGCACAGTCAGAAGAGACTGACGCTTCAACAATCTGA
- a CDS encoding O-acetyl-ADP-ribose deacetylase encodes MAQIEIVRADITTLDVDAVVNAANNRMRGGGGVDGAIHRAGGPEILEDCIKRFPDGLATGDAGWTTGGKMPSTWVIHAVGPNYSAGQTDRSLLASCYRRSLEVADELGVKSIAFPIISAGVYGWPVEDAAAAALETTSAQETDVEKIVFAAFSDDMVNVLRSEAEKLGLTVE; translated from the coding sequence ATGGCACAGATAGAGATTGTCCGCGCAGACATCACCACGCTCGACGTCGATGCTGTCGTCAACGCGGCAAACAACCGCATGAGAGGTGGGGGAGGCGTTGACGGCGCCATTCACCGTGCTGGTGGCCCCGAGATTCTTGAGGACTGTATTAAGCGCTTCCCGGACGGACTTGCGACCGGGGATGCTGGATGGACAACGGGCGGAAAGATGCCCTCAACCTGGGTCATCCATGCGGTTGGGCCGAACTATTCCGCAGGTCAAACGGACCGTAGCCTCCTCGCGTCCTGCTATCGACGCTCCCTCGAGGTTGCTGATGAGCTTGGGGTGAAGAGCATTGCCTTTCCCATCATCAGTGCAGGAGTTTATGGATGGCCGGTGGAGGACGCGGCGGCGGCTGCATTGGAAACAACCTCGGCGCAAGAAACGGATGTGGAGAAGATAGTCTTCGCGGCGTTCAGTGACGACATGGTCAATGTTCTGCGGAGTGAAGCCGAGAAGCTTGGTCTCACAGTCGAATAG
- a CDS encoding aldo/keto reductase yields MSHIPYQPSPNRYDEIPFRHCGDTGLQLPAIALGLWHNFGDDRPFQTQRDIARKAFDLGVFHFDLANNYGPPAGSAEENFSRILTKDLAPFRHELILSTKAGWNMWDGPYGFGGSRKYLLTSLDESLQRLGTDHVDIFYHHRPDPDTPVEESMLALHQAVTSGKALYAGISSYSAEATKEAAAIMRDLGTPLAIHQPSYSMLNRWIEEGKPSLLEAAAEEGMGVIGFSAMAQGILTDKYLNGVPEGSRLASGKVNEDFFTEETLDHVRALNDIAEGRGQTLAQMAVAWVLRDQGKVSLTTALIGASSVEQLEDTVKSVKNLDFTDEELSAIDEHAVNSGINQWWGATASR; encoded by the coding sequence ATGAGCCATATTCCATACCAGCCCTCACCCAATCGATACGACGAGATCCCGTTCCGTCACTGCGGAGACACCGGTCTTCAGCTCCCCGCCATTGCCCTGGGACTGTGGCACAACTTCGGTGATGATCGCCCGTTCCAGACCCAGCGGGACATTGCCCGTAAAGCCTTCGATCTTGGGGTGTTCCACTTCGACCTTGCCAACAATTACGGTCCGCCCGCAGGAAGTGCCGAGGAGAACTTCAGCAGGATCCTCACGAAGGACCTGGCGCCCTTCCGTCACGAGCTCATCCTCTCCACCAAGGCAGGATGGAACATGTGGGACGGTCCGTACGGCTTTGGTGGCTCCCGAAAATACTTGCTGACCTCGCTCGATGAGTCCCTGCAAAGGCTCGGAACCGATCACGTCGATATCTTCTACCACCACCGCCCCGACCCGGATACTCCCGTTGAGGAGTCGATGCTGGCACTCCACCAGGCAGTGACCTCCGGCAAGGCGCTCTATGCTGGTATCTCGTCATACTCGGCAGAGGCCACGAAGGAAGCAGCCGCGATCATGAGGGATCTCGGCACTCCTCTCGCGATCCACCAGCCCTCCTACTCGATGCTCAACCGCTGGATTGAAGAAGGGAAGCCCTCGCTCCTGGAAGCGGCCGCCGAAGAGGGCATGGGAGTTATTGGTTTCTCGGCCATGGCCCAGGGCATCCTTACCGACAAGTACCTGAACGGCGTACCCGAAGGTTCCCGCCTCGCGTCGGGCAAGGTCAACGAAGACTTCTTCACCGAGGAAACCCTCGACCACGTGCGCGCCCTCAACGACATTGCTGAGGGCCGCGGGCAGACTCTGGCTCAGATGGCGGTGGCGTGGGTTCTTCGCGACCAGGGCAAGGTCTCACTCACCACCGCACTCATCGGTGCCTCCTCGGTCGAGCAGCTGGAAGACACCGTGAAATCCGTGAAGAATCTCGACTTCACAGACGAGGAACTGTCGGCAATCGACGAGCATGCGGTCAACTCCGGTATCAACCAGTGGTGGGGAGCTACCGCTTCCCGCTAA
- a CDS encoding dihydrofolate reductase family protein, translating to MTVHYYTSSSLDGFIATADHSLGWLLKQDFDEEGPMNYTEFMKDIGVLVMGSSTYEWLLAESEAWPYKQPAFVLTSRELPVPTGSNILFREGNVRDLFDEIVTAANGKDAWVVGGGDLAGQFADENLLDEVWVQFAPATLGSGQPLLPRALDVELLEVAQNRGFMCGHYRVLKSEN from the coding sequence ATGACGGTCCATTACTACACTTCATCCAGCCTCGACGGTTTCATCGCAACCGCCGATCATTCTCTGGGCTGGCTGCTCAAGCAGGATTTCGACGAAGAGGGCCCCATGAACTACACCGAGTTCATGAAAGATATCGGGGTTCTCGTCATGGGGTCCTCAACATACGAATGGCTTCTCGCCGAGAGTGAGGCATGGCCGTACAAACAACCGGCCTTCGTTCTCACGAGCCGAGAACTCCCTGTTCCCACCGGTTCCAATATTCTTTTCCGCGAAGGCAATGTGCGCGACCTTTTCGACGAAATTGTCACTGCAGCGAACGGCAAGGACGCATGGGTCGTGGGTGGTGGCGATCTTGCCGGGCAGTTTGCCGACGAGAACCTCCTCGACGAGGTATGGGTGCAGTTCGCACCGGCCACCCTCGGCTCCGGTCAGCCCCTGTTGCCGCGAGCACTCGACGTGGAACTTCTCGAGGTCGCTCAGAACCGGGGGTTCATGTGTGGGCACTACCGGGTGCTCAAGTCAGAAAACTGA
- a CDS encoding trimeric intracellular cation channel family protein, giving the protein MLLTVLFIIGITAEAMTGALAAGRQKMDLFGVTMVACVTALGGGSVRDMLLGHYPLVWVENPHYLVIVAAAAIITVFTSSLMKYFRVLFLVLDSVGLSVFTVFGVRVALEMGHGLVVALVAALITGIMGGILRDILCNRIPLVFHKELYASVVPPGVFVYLGLRELGVHEDITIISSLLTVFILRILAIYFKLSLPVFDYQEKEYKRQERTKLWHFPRAAKPISYNFTNTLKNKAKKKKAEKEKKGKSLAEEIIEIEDAENRPDE; this is encoded by the coding sequence GTGCTCTTAACTGTCCTCTTCATCATCGGCATCACGGCCGAGGCGATGACAGGTGCCCTGGCTGCCGGTCGACAGAAAATGGACCTGTTCGGCGTCACCATGGTGGCGTGCGTGACGGCTCTCGGTGGCGGCTCGGTCCGAGACATGTTGCTTGGCCACTATCCGCTCGTCTGGGTGGAGAACCCGCACTACCTGGTTATCGTTGCGGCGGCCGCGATCATCACGGTCTTCACATCGTCACTCATGAAGTACTTCCGGGTGCTGTTCCTCGTGCTCGACTCGGTCGGCCTGTCCGTCTTCACCGTGTTCGGCGTACGAGTGGCGTTAGAGATGGGCCACGGACTTGTTGTTGCCCTCGTTGCCGCTCTCATTACGGGAATCATGGGCGGAATTTTGCGCGACATTCTGTGTAACCGCATCCCCCTTGTTTTCCACAAGGAGCTCTACGCTTCCGTTGTTCCCCCTGGTGTATTCGTGTATCTGGGCCTTCGAGAACTCGGTGTCCACGAGGACATCACAATCATCAGTTCGCTGCTGACCGTCTTCATCCTTCGTATCCTCGCCATCTACTTCAAGCTTTCCCTGCCGGTCTTTGACTACCAGGAGAAGGAATACAAGCGTCAAGAACGCACGAAGCTCTGGCACTTCCCGAGGGCCGCTAAGCCCATTTCCTACAACTTCACAAACACCCTGAAGAACAAGGCCAAGAAAAAGAAGGCCGAAAAAGAAAAGAAGGGCAAGAGCCTCGCTGAAGAGATCATCGAGATTGAGGACGCCGAGAACCGCCCAGACGAATAG